A section of the Pedobacter sp. HDW13 genome encodes:
- a CDS encoding phosphotransferase enzyme family protein: protein MFQEVLGAYGLNVEKLKTEPFGSGLINHTWKVYGEGVAYILQEVNTEVFREPLNIARNIEAIKKYLDQTAPKYLFVAPITAKSGDDFVVIDDHFYRIFPFVENSCSVDFVQEPEQAYHAAKQFGKFTRMLGAFNVNQLKATIEDFHNLPLRVEQFKVALENASDARIAEAKFPIEEIIRLYEIEEQYVHMVDSGALNLRVIHHDTKISNVLLQVETGVGLCVIDLDTVMPGYFISDVGDMMRTYLSEANEEERDFNKIAIREDVFAAIHKGYMEEMDSVLGFAEKQFFIYAGKFMIYMQAVRFITDFLNGDVYYKTSYAEHNLVRGLNQLDLLNKYMAKEAKFEEIVKQINADRVNEPKILN from the coding sequence ATGTTTCAAGAAGTCTTAGGTGCTTATGGACTTAACGTAGAAAAATTAAAAACAGAACCTTTTGGCTCTGGCCTGATTAACCATACCTGGAAAGTGTATGGCGAAGGTGTTGCCTATATTTTGCAAGAGGTGAATACCGAAGTTTTTAGAGAGCCCCTAAACATAGCCCGGAATATTGAGGCAATAAAAAAATATCTGGATCAAACCGCTCCTAAATATTTATTTGTTGCACCCATCACCGCAAAAAGCGGCGATGATTTTGTAGTGATCGACGATCATTTTTACCGTATTTTTCCTTTTGTAGAAAACTCTTGTTCTGTTGATTTTGTACAAGAACCGGAGCAGGCTTACCACGCCGCAAAGCAGTTTGGTAAATTTACAAGGATGCTTGGCGCCTTTAATGTAAATCAATTAAAAGCTACCATTGAGGATTTTCATAACCTACCCCTGCGTGTTGAGCAGTTTAAAGTGGCTTTAGAAAACGCAAGCGACGCCAGGATTGCAGAAGCGAAATTTCCGATTGAAGAAATTATCAGGCTTTATGAAATAGAAGAACAATATGTACACATGGTTGATAGTGGAGCGCTTAACCTCCGTGTAATACACCACGATACTAAAATAAGTAATGTATTGTTGCAGGTAGAAACAGGTGTGGGCCTTTGCGTAATCGATTTAGATACCGTAATGCCCGGCTATTTCATTAGTGATGTGGGCGATATGATGCGTACCTATCTTTCAGAAGCGAATGAAGAAGAACGCGATTTTAATAAAATAGCGATCAGGGAAGATGTTTTTGCCGCTATACACAAAGGCTATATGGAAGAAATGGATTCGGTTTTAGGCTTTGCCGAAAAACAGTTCTTTATTTACGCGGGTAAGTTTATGATTTATATGCAAGCCGTTAGGTTTATTACCGACTTTTTAAATGGCGATGTTTATTATAAAACGAGTTATGCGGAACATAATCTTGTTAGGGGCTTAAACCAACTCGATTTGTTAAATAAATACATGGCTAAAGAAGCCAAATTTGAAGAAATTGTTAAGCAGATTAATGCTGATAGGGTAAACGAACCCAAGATATTAAACTAA
- a CDS encoding Gfo/Idh/MocA family protein gives MERRDFIKSGAVTAAGLTILPTGSLFASSDSAKVRVGYIGVGARGMSHISEGALRDDVEIVAICDTQESSLKICRNFIAKKGRPAATEYTGGVDAYKKLLDRKDIDAVIISTPWQFHRDQAVDAMKAGKYVGCEVIAGLTVQDHWDIVNTSEKTGMPYMTLENVCYRRDVMAALNMVRQGLFGELVHLEGGYQHNLRNVLFNNGKDYYGGGVEYGPKALSEAQWRTQFNIDQDGDLYPTHGVGPIMQYANINRGNSFTNLVSFSSKARGLAAYVEELSPGHPNAKINYKNGDVTTTLINCANGETVMLSHDTHLPRPYSIGFRVQGTNGLWMDVNKSVHIEHKSKDHAWDKADEWFEKYDHPLWKKYEAEAVGAGHGGMDWFVFNGFIQAVKQKKQTPIDVYDSVTMSVITPLSTKSLKEGNMPQKFPDFTKGKWKDRKNTFALDDSGF, from the coding sequence ATGGAACGTAGAGATTTTATCAAAAGTGGTGCAGTCACAGCGGCGGGTTTAACCATCCTGCCAACAGGAAGCTTATTTGCATCATCAGACAGTGCCAAAGTAAGAGTAGGCTATATTGGTGTAGGTGCACGTGGTATGAGCCATATTTCTGAGGGTGCATTGAGAGACGATGTAGAAATTGTAGCTATTTGCGATACTCAGGAAAGCTCACTTAAAATTTGCCGCAATTTCATTGCTAAAAAAGGAAGACCTGCAGCTACTGAATATACAGGTGGGGTAGATGCTTATAAAAAACTTTTAGATCGTAAAGATATCGATGCCGTAATTATTTCTACACCATGGCAGTTTCACCGCGATCAGGCAGTTGATGCCATGAAAGCTGGTAAATATGTAGGTTGCGAAGTTATTGCAGGTTTAACCGTTCAAGATCACTGGGATATTGTAAATACTTCTGAGAAAACCGGAATGCCTTACATGACTTTAGAGAATGTTTGTTACCGTAGAGATGTAATGGCAGCTTTAAACATGGTACGTCAGGGTTTATTTGGTGAGTTAGTTCACTTAGAAGGCGGTTACCAGCACAACTTAAGAAACGTATTATTTAATAACGGTAAAGATTATTATGGAGGCGGTGTAGAATACGGACCAAAAGCTTTAAGTGAGGCTCAATGGCGTACGCAATTCAACATCGATCAGGATGGTGATTTGTACCCAACCCATGGTGTAGGTCCAATTATGCAATATGCCAATATCAACAGAGGTAACAGCTTTACCAATCTGGTATCGTTCAGCTCGAAAGCAAGAGGATTGGCCGCATACGTAGAGGAGCTTTCTCCAGGTCACCCAAATGCAAAAATCAATTATAAAAATGGTGATGTTACCACTACCTTAATTAATTGTGCAAACGGTGAAACTGTAATGTTAAGCCACGATACGCATTTGCCTCGTCCTTACTCTATCGGTTTCAGGGTTCAGGGTACAAACGGACTTTGGATGGATGTAAACAAATCGGTACACATCGAACATAAATCGAAAGATCATGCATGGGATAAAGCTGACGAATGGTTCGAAAAATATGATCACCCGCTTTGGAAAAAATATGAAGCAGAAGCTGTAGGCGCAGGTCACGGTGGTATGGATTGGTTCGTATTTAATGGTTTTATTCAGGCGGTAAAACAGAAAAAACAAACGCCAATTGATGTTTATGACTCGGTAACCATGAGTGTAATTACTCCACTTTCTACCAAATCGTTAAAAGAAGGAAATATGCCACAAAAATTCCCTGATTTTACCAAAGGTAAATGGAAAGACCGTAAAAATACTTTCGCTTTAGACGATAGCGGATTTTAG
- a CDS encoding beta-galactosidase → MHIPLFKKIFALLLLISLSAGSWAQKATTFAIGAESFELNGKPYIIRCGEMHFARIPKAEWKKRLQMAKAMGLNTVCAYLFWNMHEKQPDQFTWTGQSDAAEFCKLAKEVGLYVILRPGPYSCAEWEFGGFPWWLLKDKNIRLRTQNPYFLARSKKYLLEVGKQLAPLQVSKGGNIIMVQVENEYGSYGNDKDYMNIIKANLQEAGFTVPLFHCDGPTQLKNDHPEGLFAVVNFGSDPEANFKALRAIQPTGPLMCGEYYPGWFDSWGRPHHKGNTQRIVDELKYMLDHKASFSIYMAHGGTSFGTYSGANAPPYLPQTSSYDYDAPIDEAGNTTEKFYAIRKLFANYLQEGEVLPDVPPVNKIQKLQPVHFTSVAVLSKNLPKAVLTDTALLMEDLNQDFGCVLYETTLKAGKKANLIFKDIHDYALVYIDGKKIGELDRRKGRFNIEIPARLSKSVLRILVEATGRVNYGYQMHDWKGIHSAVYLSENGKQTELKGWKNYPVRLGEVNIPLRYEKLNRQQAATAFYKGSFTADKLEDTYLDMGKWNKGLVWLNGMCLGRYWNIGPTQTMLVLGSWLKKGNNEVVVFDLFGTSTPNLSFLDKPILDVVNEKQPQLHRKAGQKWLADAQQPYAEGTFANDNKWQTVNFKPVTARYFCLEALTEQKGQAYTSVAEIVLVDDKGNEIPRSDWKVVYADSEELGGDDGNAANVFDLQFTSIWHTQWENQSPKPPHQIVIDLGKIYSIKALKLLPRQDNANGRIKDYRLYFNQKPFKNL, encoded by the coding sequence ATGCACATCCCACTGTTTAAAAAAATATTTGCGTTATTGCTGTTAATCAGCCTGTCAGCGGGTAGTTGGGCTCAAAAAGCAACCACCTTTGCTATAGGTGCCGAATCTTTTGAGCTAAATGGCAAGCCTTATATTATCCGTTGCGGCGAAATGCATTTTGCGCGGATTCCTAAAGCCGAGTGGAAAAAACGTTTGCAAATGGCAAAAGCCATGGGGTTAAATACCGTTTGTGCTTACCTTTTTTGGAACATGCACGAAAAACAACCCGATCAGTTTACCTGGACCGGGCAAAGTGATGCTGCCGAATTTTGTAAACTGGCAAAAGAGGTAGGTTTGTACGTAATATTAAGGCCTGGGCCATATTCTTGTGCCGAATGGGAGTTCGGTGGTTTCCCCTGGTGGCTGCTTAAAGATAAAAACATCCGTTTGCGCACACAAAATCCATATTTTTTAGCCCGATCGAAAAAATATCTGCTTGAAGTAGGTAAGCAGCTCGCGCCTTTGCAAGTTAGTAAGGGCGGCAACATTATTATGGTACAGGTAGAGAATGAGTATGGTAGCTATGGTAACGATAAGGATTATATGAACATTATTAAAGCCAATTTACAAGAAGCTGGCTTTACAGTTCCTTTGTTCCACTGCGACGGACCTACACAATTAAAGAACGATCACCCCGAAGGATTATTTGCCGTGGTAAACTTTGGCAGTGATCCGGAGGCCAATTTTAAAGCTTTAAGGGCTATACAACCAACTGGCCCATTAATGTGTGGCGAATATTATCCAGGCTGGTTTGATAGCTGGGGCAGGCCGCACCACAAGGGTAATACGCAGCGAATTGTTGATGAGCTTAAATATATGCTCGATCATAAGGCATCTTTCAGCATTTACATGGCTCACGGCGGAACCAGCTTTGGTACTTACAGTGGTGCTAATGCACCTCCATACCTGCCGCAAACCAGTAGTTACGATTACGATGCACCTATTGATGAAGCCGGCAATACAACCGAGAAATTTTATGCCATCCGTAAGTTATTTGCAAATTACCTGCAGGAGGGCGAGGTTTTACCTGATGTTCCGCCGGTAAACAAAATCCAGAAATTACAGCCCGTTCATTTCACATCGGTAGCAGTGCTTTCTAAAAACCTGCCAAAAGCTGTTTTAACCGATACAGCATTATTAATGGAAGATTTAAACCAGGATTTTGGTTGTGTATTATACGAAACTACTTTAAAAGCGGGTAAAAAAGCTAACCTGATTTTTAAAGATATACACGATTATGCCTTGGTTTACATAGATGGAAAAAAGATTGGTGAACTGGATAGAAGAAAGGGTCGTTTTAACATTGAAATACCTGCAAGGCTAAGTAAAAGCGTATTGAGAATATTGGTGGAGGCAACCGGTAGGGTAAACTACGGTTACCAGATGCACGATTGGAAAGGCATACATAGTGCAGTTTACCTTAGCGAAAACGGAAAACAAACTGAATTAAAAGGCTGGAAAAATTATCCCGTGAGATTGGGTGAGGTAAATATCCCGCTTCGGTACGAAAAACTTAATCGCCAGCAAGCAGCTACCGCATTTTACAAAGGCAGTTTTACGGCCGATAAATTAGAAGATACTTACCTGGACATGGGTAAATGGAATAAAGGATTAGTTTGGTTAAATGGAATGTGCCTGGGCAGATACTGGAATATCGGCCCAACGCAAACCATGCTTGTACTAGGCAGCTGGTTAAAAAAGGGTAATAACGAAGTTGTTGTTTTCGACCTGTTCGGTACCTCAACACCGAATTTAAGCTTTTTAGATAAACCTATTTTAGATGTTGTAAACGAAAAGCAACCTCAGTTGCACCGTAAGGCCGGCCAAAAATGGCTTGCAGATGCACAGCAACCATATGCAGAAGGTACTTTTGCAAACGATAACAAATGGCAGACGGTAAATTTTAAACCCGTTACCGCCCGTTATTTCTGTTTGGAAGCACTTACCGAACAAAAAGGACAAGCTTATACATCGGTAGCAGAAATTGTGCTGGTTGATGATAAGGGCAATGAAATACCACGTAGCGACTGGAAAGTTGTTTATGCTGATAGTGAAGAGCTAGGTGGCGATGATGGAAATGCAGCAAATGTTTTCGATTTGCAGTTTACCAGTATCTGGCATACCCAATGGGAAAACCAGTCGCCAAAACCACCGCACCAGATTGTAATAGACCTGGGCAAAATTTACAGTATTAAGGCATTGAAACTTTTACCAAGGCAGGATAATGCCAATGGCAGAATTAAAGATTACAGATTATATTTTAACCAGAAACCATTTAAAAATTTATAA
- a CDS encoding phytanoyl-CoA dioxygenase family protein, whose amino-acid sequence MATSYPTFTLSEQLTAQQLDFFNTHGFIHFKNFIEPETVSAIVEASKQVEQKWLQQDIKKINGVPIKYGKDLDGSAIVQRFAFINQHHQTLSGLLLDPRFNALLQLAGEGARLGTEEKDGMVFNHYINGPESKFSKMGWHTDGLRDIFYGTKLNPMLNVGIHLSSLKPENGGLKIIPGTHKQSIYQMLFRKKYFLDNKPDAQEVSILPQAGDLTIHDGRLWHRVAESAIRGEESRRRVIYVPIIAGKYAPKHENSPTVFYQRFAGIVK is encoded by the coding sequence ATGGCAACATCGTATCCAACCTTTACCCTATCCGAACAATTAACAGCACAACAGCTCGATTTTTTTAATACTCATGGATTTATCCATTTCAAAAATTTTATTGAACCCGAAACGGTTTCTGCCATTGTTGAAGCTTCTAAACAGGTGGAACAAAAATGGCTGCAACAAGATATTAAGAAAATTAACGGGGTGCCCATTAAATACGGCAAAGACCTTGATGGCTCGGCCATTGTGCAGCGCTTTGCCTTTATTAACCAGCACCACCAAACATTAAGCGGTTTGCTGCTCGATCCGCGCTTTAATGCCTTGCTTCAGCTGGCAGGCGAAGGTGCACGTTTGGGAACAGAAGAAAAAGATGGCATGGTATTTAACCATTACATCAACGGACCTGAAAGTAAGTTTAGCAAAATGGGCTGGCATACGGATGGTTTGAGGGATATATTTTACGGCACCAAACTAAATCCAATGCTAAATGTAGGGATACACTTAAGTAGTTTAAAACCTGAAAATGGTGGTTTAAAGATTATACCAGGTACACACAAGCAAAGTATATACCAGATGCTTTTTCGCAAAAAATACTTTTTGGATAACAAGCCCGATGCGCAAGAGGTATCGATACTACCGCAAGCTGGCGATTTAACGATACACGATGGCAGACTTTGGCACCGGGTAGCTGAATCGGCTATTAGAGGTGAGGAAAGCAGGCGCCGTGTTATTTATGTGCCTATTATTGCCGGTAAATATGCACCAAAGCACGAAAACAGCCCTACTGTATTTTATCAACGCTTTGCCGGAATTGTAAAATAA
- a CDS encoding CDP-alcohol phosphatidyltransferase family protein yields MECNIKREKVVVANPKLFADRERTNILRGGEQQLILFLLKKLPTWVSPNFMTGIGMFGSVLVFAAFILAHFYGTSWLLTGISGLLINWLGDSLDGRLAYYRNIPRKWYGFTLDIVMDWLSIVLIGLGYYFYANNVQQILAFLFVVLYGWSMIIALLRYKITGAYQIDTGRLGPTELRVIIALILLAETIITGTIGYFAIAICVLLSIINITDTLKLLKDGDARDKADKGSR; encoded by the coding sequence ATGGAGTGTAATATTAAAAGAGAAAAAGTGGTTGTTGCCAACCCCAAACTTTTTGCCGATAGAGAGAGAACTAATATTTTACGTGGTGGCGAGCAACAACTGATCCTTTTTCTGCTTAAAAAACTCCCAACATGGGTGTCGCCTAATTTTATGACTGGTATTGGCATGTTTGGTTCGGTACTCGTTTTCGCAGCATTTATATTGGCTCACTTTTACGGCACTAGTTGGTTACTGACTGGAATTTCGGGCTTGTTGATTAACTGGCTGGGCGATTCGCTGGATGGTAGATTAGCCTATTACCGCAACATTCCACGAAAGTGGTATGGTTTTACCCTCGATATCGTTATGGACTGGTTAAGTATCGTTTTAATTGGCCTGGGTTATTATTTTTATGCCAATAACGTGCAACAAATACTGGCCTTTTTATTTGTGGTGTTGTATGGCTGGTCGATGATTATTGCTTTGCTGAGGTATAAAATTACAGGTGCTTACCAGATTGATACCGGGCGCCTCGGACCAACCGAACTGCGGGTAATTATAGCGTTAATTCTACTGGCCGAAACTATTATTACCGGAACAATCGGCTACTTTGCCATTGCCATTTGTGTATTGCTTTCGATTATTAATATTACCGATACGCTAAAACTGCTTAAAGATGGCGATGCCAGAGATAAAGCAGATAAAGGAAGCCGATGA
- a CDS encoding GtrA family protein — MTWESIKLFLKAQVSAFSGGLTDYGLMIPLTELLHIHFTISIIISGTIGGIVNFCINRFWAFKSTGGYHGSATSQFIRFFMVVLGSISLKSAGTYLLHSSLNIDYKIGRLLIDSIVSYGFNYPLMKYWVFKANNISCQYAEEGETLT, encoded by the coding sequence ATGACCTGGGAATCGATTAAACTTTTCTTAAAAGCGCAGGTATCTGCATTCTCTGGCGGGCTTACCGATTATGGCCTGATGATTCCGTTAACTGAATTACTGCATATTCATTTCACCATATCCATCATCATTTCGGGTACGATAGGTGGAATAGTAAATTTTTGTATTAACCGTTTTTGGGCCTTTAAAAGTACCGGTGGCTATCATGGTTCGGCCACTAGTCAGTTTATTCGTTTTTTTATGGTGGTATTAGGCAGCATTTCCCTCAAATCAGCCGGAACCTATTTGCTCCACAGCAGTTTAAATATAGATTATAAAATTGGCCGCTTATTGATAGACAGTATAGTATCTTATGGTTTTAACTATCCATTAATGAAATACTGGGTATTTAAGGCAAATAACATCAGTTGCCAATACGCTGAAGAAGGCGAAACGCTTACTTAA
- a CDS encoding YncE family protein produces MKKKLLSILILFAVSLTAIAQQKSSLRVLAVHKIQSDGGWDYLSIDQQHNNLFIAHGNQVNILNKNNGDSVGVIYNTPGVHGITIANPFGKGYTTNGKAGTCTIFDLNNFKVLGQVKVGQNPDATFFDDYSKKVIVFNGKSNDASIIDPQMDKVIATIALGGKPEAGVSDGKGKVYVNIEDTGEIVCFDITSYKVLSRYKLKGGEEPSGLAIDRLTSRLFTVCANKLMFILDAKTGKQIASLPIGDNCDGVVFDPATKLAYSANGAGSITVVKEISANKFVVQETVSTAVGARTIAIDLTNHHLFLPTANFEKSTDASQRPHRIAGSFKILEVGK; encoded by the coding sequence ATGAAAAAGAAATTATTAAGTATTTTGATCCTTTTTGCAGTTTCACTTACTGCAATTGCACAGCAAAAAAGCAGTTTACGTGTGCTGGCTGTCCATAAAATTCAAAGCGATGGCGGCTGGGATTACCTAAGTATCGATCAGCAGCATAACAATCTTTTTATTGCTCATGGCAACCAGGTAAATATATTAAACAAGAATAATGGCGATTCGGTTGGCGTAATTTACAATACACCTGGTGTGCACGGCATTACAATTGCCAATCCATTTGGTAAGGGCTATACCACCAATGGTAAGGCAGGAACCTGCACGATTTTCGACTTGAACAATTTTAAAGTTTTGGGACAGGTTAAGGTAGGGCAGAACCCCGATGCCACCTTTTTTGATGATTACAGCAAGAAAGTAATTGTATTTAATGGCAAAAGTAACGATGCCAGCATTATCGATCCCCAAATGGATAAAGTTATTGCTACGATTGCTTTAGGTGGTAAACCAGAGGCAGGCGTATCAGACGGGAAAGGAAAAGTATATGTAAATATCGAAGATACCGGAGAAATTGTTTGTTTTGATATCACCAGCTATAAAGTTTTATCAAGATATAAATTAAAAGGAGGAGAAGAACCATCTGGCCTGGCTATCGATCGTTTAACATCGCGGCTGTTTACTGTTTGTGCCAACAAGCTGATGTTTATTCTGGATGCCAAAACAGGTAAACAGATTGCTTCGTTACCGATTGGCGATAACTGTGATGGTGTAGTTTTCGATCCGGCTACTAAATTGGCTTATAGTGCGAATGGGGCAGGCAGCATTACTGTGGTGAAAGAAATCTCGGCAAATAAATTTGTGGTGCAGGAAACTGTGAGTACAGCAGTAGGTGCCAGAACTATTGCCATTGATTTGACAAATCACCATCTTTTTTTACCTACGGCAAATTTTGAAAAAAGTACAGATGCAAGTCAACGTCCGCATCGCATTGCCGGCAGTTTTAAAATCCTGGAAGTAGGTAAATAA
- a CDS encoding efflux RND transporter permease subunit, giving the protein MNKFFVSHKNPILAVLLIIIVGGVYSFSQLKTGLFPEITFPKIKIIADAELQPVDKMVVTVTRPLENAVKQVPDLQLVRSTTSRGSCELSAFMNPGADIDLSQQRIESQIAKISASLPAGVNISVEKMNPSILPVSGYSLESHNYSPAELKRIATYTVKPFLSQVDGVSEIRVIGGKSKEYWLELDAQKMQTLGIAPDQISNALSQTNFIKSNGYLADHNYLYLSVTDATVKNKSDLENLVLSRKGNRIIKVMDVAKVNIQQSVEYTRINANGKDGILIAVIKQPNANLVDLSNEMHSKVAQLKHILPAGVSIKPYYVQADFVNESVKSVRDSLLIGLVLAIVVAIIFLRSFKASATILITIPVTLCLTVIVLYFIGYSLNIMTLGAIAAAIGLIIDDAIVVVEQIHRTHEEHPEELTMRLLSKAVGYLFPAMLGSSISTIVIFVPFVLMTGVAGSYFQVMTNTMIITLVCSFFVTWIGLPVIYLLLTRKGGSHAASGKKVVVHEVKSQNWVRYFITRPAISILFLLVLVASIALVFPRLETGFLPEMDEGSIVLDYASPPGTSLEETDRMLKEVEKEIVKIPDVQAYSRRTGTQMGFFITEPNTGDYLIQLKPNRTKNTDEVISEIRTHIENTQPALVIDFGQVIGDMLGDLMSSTQPIEVKIFGNDQEKLQGLSKKVAGIVSHVGGTADVFDGIVLSGPTANIEPNFAMLAQYGVSPASFQSQLQTAMQGTLIGDLYDKQQLSPIRMVYPGSRTFSVADINKLKIFLADGTAVPIQQMANVALKSGNAEVERENLQSIGVVTARLDNRDLGSVMKDIQKAVNNNINLPSGYHIEYGGAYKEQQQSFSELLTILIASSLLVFSVILFLFKDFKIAFLILVISVLGISGSYLALFLTHTPLNVGSYTGLIMIVGIIGENAIFTFLQFKESLEKLSVDDAITFAISTRLRPKLMTALGAIIALMPLALGIGAGAQLHQPLAIAVIGGFIVALPLLLVALPSLIRKCYKPSQLLADAAKV; this is encoded by the coding sequence GTCTTTTCCCTGAAATTACCTTTCCAAAGATTAAGATTATTGCCGATGCAGAATTGCAGCCGGTTGATAAAATGGTGGTTACTGTAACGCGGCCTTTAGAAAATGCGGTAAAACAGGTGCCCGATCTTCAATTGGTTAGGAGTACTACCAGTCGGGGTAGCTGCGAGCTTTCTGCATTTATGAATCCTGGCGCCGATATCGATTTGAGCCAGCAACGCATAGAATCGCAGATTGCCAAAATAAGTGCTTCATTGCCTGCTGGTGTTAACATATCTGTCGAGAAAATGAATCCGTCTATCCTTCCGGTAAGCGGATACAGCCTTGAAAGTCATAATTATTCTCCCGCCGAACTGAAAAGAATTGCCACCTATACAGTAAAACCATTTCTTTCACAGGTTGACGGGGTTTCGGAGATTCGTGTTATTGGCGGTAAAAGCAAAGAATATTGGCTGGAACTCGATGCACAAAAAATGCAAACGCTGGGCATTGCTCCCGATCAGATTAGTAACGCACTCAGTCAAACCAATTTTATAAAATCTAACGGCTACCTGGCCGATCACAATTATTTATATCTATCCGTAACCGATGCTACGGTTAAAAATAAAAGCGACTTAGAAAACCTGGTACTGAGCAGAAAAGGCAACCGGATTATTAAGGTAATGGATGTTGCGAAGGTAAACATTCAGCAAAGTGTAGAGTATACGAGGATTAATGCAAACGGGAAAGACGGAATCCTGATCGCCGTAATTAAACAGCCCAACGCCAACCTGGTCGATCTTTCTAACGAGATGCATAGCAAGGTAGCGCAATTGAAACATATTTTACCAGCAGGGGTAAGCATTAAACCCTATTACGTACAGGCCGATTTTGTAAACGAATCAGTAAAAAGTGTTCGCGATAGTTTATTAATTGGTTTGGTGCTGGCTATTGTTGTGGCGATTATTTTTTTAAGATCGTTCAAGGCGAGTGCAACGATATTGATTACCATTCCGGTTACGCTTTGTTTAACGGTAATTGTGCTTTATTTTATCGGTTATTCGCTCAATATTATGACACTTGGTGCCATTGCTGCGGCCATAGGTTTAATTATAGATGATGCCATTGTAGTGGTAGAACAAATTCACCGCACACACGAAGAACACCCCGAAGAGCTTACCATGCGGCTGCTGAGCAAAGCCGTTGGCTATCTTTTTCCGGCTATGCTGGGTTCTTCCATTAGTACCATCGTAATTTTTGTTCCTTTTGTATTGATGACGGGCGTTGCAGGCTCTTATTTTCAGGTAATGACCAATACCATGATTATTACGCTGGTTTGTTCTTTCTTTGTTACCTGGATTGGCTTACCCGTAATTTATCTTTTGCTTACCCGCAAAGGAGGCAGCCATGCTGCTTCAGGCAAAAAGGTGGTAGTACATGAGGTTAAATCGCAAAACTGGGTGCGTTATTTTATTACGCGGCCTGCTATTTCAATTCTATTTTTGCTCGTACTGGTTGCATCGATAGCACTTGTTTTTCCTCGTTTGGAAACTGGTTTTCTCCCGGAAATGGATGAAGGCAGTATTGTTTTAGATTATGCTTCTCCACCAGGTACATCGCTCGAAGAAACCGACCGGATGCTTAAGGAAGTGGAAAAGGAAATTGTAAAAATACCCGACGTACAGGCCTATTCGAGAAGAACAGGAACACAGATGGGTTTTTTTATTACTGAACCTAATACCGGTGATTACCTGATACAGCTGAAACCAAACAGAACAAAAAACACTGATGAGGTGATTTCTGAGATCCGCACACATATAGAAAATACCCAGCCTGCACTGGTTATTGATTTTGGGCAGGTAATAGGGGATATGCTGGGCGATTTAATGAGCTCTACCCAGCCAATAGAAGTCAAGATTTTTGGTAACGATCAAGAGAAACTGCAAGGCTTATCTAAAAAGGTTGCAGGTATAGTTTCGCATGTAGGTGGTACAGCCGATGTTTTTGATGGTATTGTACTTTCGGGGCCGACTGCAAACATTGAGCCTAACTTTGCTATGCTGGCACAATATGGAGTAAGTCCGGCTTCTTTTCAGTCGCAGCTTCAAACAGCAATGCAGGGCACTTTAATAGGCGATTTATACGATAAACAACAACTTTCGCCTATCCGCATGGTGTACCCCGGAAGCAGGACTTTTAGCGTGGCCGATATTAATAAACTCAAAATTTTCCTGGCTGATGGAACTGCTGTTCCTATTCAGCAAATGGCCAATGTGGCGCTAAAATCCGGAAATGCTGAGGTAGAAAGAGAAAATCTGCAAAGCATTGGAGTGGTTACAGCAAGGCTGGATAACCGCGATCTGGGTAGCGTAATGAAAGATATTCAGAAAGCTGTAAATAACAATATAAACCTGCCTTCTGGTTATCACATCGAATACGGTGGTGCCTATAAAGAACAGCAACAATCCTTCTCCGAATTGTTAACCATTCTTATTGCTTCCAGTTTGCTGGTGTTTAGCGTAATTCTGTTCTTGTTTAAAGATTTTAAAATTGCCTTTCTTATTCTGGTTATCTCGGTACTGGGCATTTCGGGCAGTTATCTGGCTTTGTTTTTAACACATACCCCTTTAAATGTGGGCAGTTATACGGGCTTGATTATGATTGTGGGTATTATTGGCGAGAATGCCATATTCACCTTTCTACAGTTTAAAGAATCGCTGGAAAAACTAAGTGTTGATGATGCCATTACCTTTGCTATTTCTACCCGTTTACGACCAAAATTAATGACTGCCCTGGGGGCAATTATCGCATTAATGCCTTTGGCTTTAGGTATCGGGGCAGGAGCACAACTTCATCAGCCGCTGGCCATTGCTGTAATTGGTGGCTTTATTGTAGCCTTACCTTTGCTGCTCGTGGCTTTGCCAAGCCTGATTAGAAAATGCTATAAGCCAAGCCAACTTTTAGCTGATGCTGCTAAAGTATAA